A DNA window from Setaria viridis chromosome 2, Setaria_viridis_v4.0, whole genome shotgun sequence contains the following coding sequences:
- the LOC117845591 gene encoding probable serine/threonine-protein kinase PBL7: protein MESCFPCLGGAKKKRPPEKPQIPPASEKPKLGPSSSVTKQDSFEVNKEAANRDIILSNGSDHHQIAAQTFTFRDLAVATRNFRPDCLLGEGGFGRVYKGYLNCVNQVVAIKQLDRNGLQGNREFLVEVLMLSLLHHPNLVSLIGYCADGDQRLLVYEYMPLGSLEDHLHDPSPDKARLDWSTRMKIAAGAAKGLEYLHDKASPPVIYRDLKCSNILLGEGYHPKLSDFGLAKLGPVGDKTHVSTRVMGTYGYCAPEYAMTGQLTLKSDIYSFGVVLLEIITGRRAIDNTRAAGEQNLVAWARPLFKDRRKFPLMADPALEGQYPSRGLYQALAVAAMCVQEQPSMRPLIGDVVTALTYLASQTYDPEAHGNSRLVAPGTPPRTKNSS, encoded by the exons ATGGAAAGCTGCTTCCCCTGCCTCGGGGGCGCCAAGAAGAAGAGACCGCCGGAGAAGCCGCAGATTCCGCCCGCCTCAG AGAAACCCAAACTGGGCCCGTCGTCCAGTGTGACGAAGCAGGACTCGTTCGAGGTGAACAAGGAAGCTGCAAACAGGGACATCATCTTGAGCAATGGATCTGACCACCACCAAATCGCTGCGCAGACCTTCACTTTCAGGGACCTCGCGGTGGCCACAAGGAACTTCAGGCCCGATTGCCTTCTTGGTGAGGGTGGCTTTGGCCGAGTGTACAAAGGCTATCTGAACTGTGTCAACCAG GTTGTTGCTATAAAGCAGCTTGACCGTAATGGATTACAAGGCAACAGGGAGTTTCTTGTTGAAGTTCTGATGCTGAGCTTGCTGCATCACCCAAATCTTGTCAGCCTTATTGGCTACTGTGCCGATGGCGATCAGAGGCTCTTGGTTTATGAATATATGCCTCTAGGTTCTCTTGAGGATCACCTTCATG ATCCTTCCCCAGATAAGGCACGTCTTGACTGGAGTACAAGGATGAAGATAGCTGCAGGTGCAGCGAAAGGGCTAGAGTATTTGCATGACAAAGCCAGTCCTCCTGTCATATACCGTGACTTGAAATGTTCAAACATCTTGCTTGGAGAGGGTTATCACCCAAAGCTTTCTGATTTTGGATTGGCAAAGCTCGGTCCAGTCGGTGATAAAACTCATGTTTCCACAAGAGTGATGGGGACATATGGGTATTGTGCCCCTGAGTATGCTATGACCGGACAGTTGACCCTAAAATCAGACATTTATAGCTTTGGTGTTGTCCTTTTGGAAATCATTACAGGACGAAGGGCTATTGACAACACCCGAGCTGCGGGGGAGCAAAATCTTGTTGCATGG GCCCGGCCCTTGTTCAAAGACAGGAGGAAATTTCCCCTGATGGCGGACCCTGCACTAGAGGGTCAGTATCCATCAAGGGGATTGTACCAGGCACTTGCTGTCGCTGCGATGTGTGTTCAAGAGCAACCGAGCATGAGACCGCTGATTGGAGATGTGGTTACAGCCCTCACTTACCTTGCCTCCCAGACCTATGATCCGGAAGCACATGGCAATTCACGCTTGGTGGCTCCAGGGACGCCACCACGGACTAAGAACAGCAGTTGA
- the LOC117845592 gene encoding protein IN2-1 homolog B isoform X3: MATAAPPAATSGSGSAAAGEKLMKEERVWIARNFKGLQDKIQLVAIDLQDKPAWFLEKVYPPGKVPVLEHNGNVIAESLDLLSYLDANFEGPKLLPQDDPAKQAFADELIGSSDPVIVALFRAGRAAAGAGGDDIGELVAPALDKVEEALGRFSDGPFFLGQSMSAVDMVYAPFVERFKDFFAAAKQYDMTQGRPKLKEWIEELNKIDAYAATWGDRRLQIAAMMSKFGLEIPVA, encoded by the exons ATGGCCACGGCGGCACCTCCAGCAGCaacctccggctccggctccgccgccgccgg AGAGAAACTGATGAAGGAGGAG AGAGTTTGGATCGCAAGGAACTTCAAG GGGTTGCAAGACAAGATTCAGCTGGTTGCCATTGATCTGCAGGACAAGCCTGCGTG GTTCCTTGAGAAAGTTTACCCGCCGGGCAAGGTCCCCGTGCTGGAGCACAATGGCAACGTCATAGCAGAGTCCTTGGATCTGCTCAGCTACCTGGACGCCAACTTTGAGGGCCCCAAGCTGCTTCCCCAGGACGACCCTGCAAAGCAAGCCTTTGCCGATGAGCTGATCGGCAGCAGCGACCCCGTCATCGTAGCCTTGTTCAGGGCAGGCCGTGCcgctgccggtgccggaggagaTGATATCGGTGAGCTAGTTGCGCCTGCTCTTGACAAGGTGGAGGAAGCCCTGGGGCGTTTCTCTGACGGGCCCTTCTTCCTGGGGCAGTCCATGAGCGCA GTCGACATGGTGTATGCGCCCTTCGTTGAACGCTTCAAGGATTTCTTCGCTGCTGCGAAGCAGTACGACATGACACAGGGAAGGCCCAAACTCAAGGAGTGGATAGAG GAGCTGAACAAGATAGACGCCTATGCAGCGACCTGGGGGGATCGCCGTCTGCAGATCGCCGCCATGATGAGCAAGTTCGGG CTAGAAATCCCGGTAGCCtga
- the LOC117845592 gene encoding protein IN2-1 homolog A isoform X1, with the protein MATAAPPAATSGSGSAAAGEKLMKEEVLPPTLASNSQPPNLLDGTTRLYISYICPYVQRVWIARNFKGLQDKIQLVAIDLQDKPAWFLEKVYPPGKVPVLEHNGNVIAESLDLLSYLDANFEGPKLLPQDDPAKQAFADELIGSSDPVIVALFRAGRAAAGAGGDDIGELVAPALDKVEEALGRFSDGPFFLGQSMSAVDMVYAPFVERFKDFFAAAKQYDMTQGRPKLKEWIEELNKIDAYAATWGDRRLQIAAMMSKFGLEIPVA; encoded by the exons ATGGCCACGGCGGCACCTCCAGCAGCaacctccggctccggctccgccgccgccgg AGAGAAACTGATGAAGGAGGAGGTGCTTCCCCCAACCCTGGCTTCCAATTCCCAACCGCCAAATCTCTTGGATGGCACAACAAGGCTTTACATCTCCTACATATGCCCATACGTGCAGAGAGTTTGGATCGCAAGGAACTTCAAG GGGTTGCAAGACAAGATTCAGCTGGTTGCCATTGATCTGCAGGACAAGCCTGCGTG GTTCCTTGAGAAAGTTTACCCGCCGGGCAAGGTCCCCGTGCTGGAGCACAATGGCAACGTCATAGCAGAGTCCTTGGATCTGCTCAGCTACCTGGACGCCAACTTTGAGGGCCCCAAGCTGCTTCCCCAGGACGACCCTGCAAAGCAAGCCTTTGCCGATGAGCTGATCGGCAGCAGCGACCCCGTCATCGTAGCCTTGTTCAGGGCAGGCCGTGCcgctgccggtgccggaggagaTGATATCGGTGAGCTAGTTGCGCCTGCTCTTGACAAGGTGGAGGAAGCCCTGGGGCGTTTCTCTGACGGGCCCTTCTTCCTGGGGCAGTCCATGAGCGCA GTCGACATGGTGTATGCGCCCTTCGTTGAACGCTTCAAGGATTTCTTCGCTGCTGCGAAGCAGTACGACATGACACAGGGAAGGCCCAAACTCAAGGAGTGGATAGAG GAGCTGAACAAGATAGACGCCTATGCAGCGACCTGGGGGGATCGCCGTCTGCAGATCGCCGCCATGATGAGCAAGTTCGGG CTAGAAATCCCGGTAGCCtga
- the LOC117845592 gene encoding protein IN2-1 homolog B isoform X2: MATAAPPAATSGSGSAAAGEKLMKEERVWIARNFKVPIDGGVRAGLIISSCFRYQNLENVLGQGLQDKIQLVAIDLQDKPAWFLEKVYPPGKVPVLEHNGNVIAESLDLLSYLDANFEGPKLLPQDDPAKQAFADELIGSSDPVIVALFRAGRAAAGAGGDDIGELVAPALDKVEEALGRFSDGPFFLGQSMSAVDMVYAPFVERFKDFFAAAKQYDMTQGRPKLKEWIEELNKIDAYAATWGDRRLQIAAMMSKFGLEIPVA, encoded by the exons ATGGCCACGGCGGCACCTCCAGCAGCaacctccggctccggctccgccgccgccgg AGAGAAACTGATGAAGGAGGAG AGAGTTTGGATCGCAAGGAACTTCAAGGTACCGATCGATGGAGGTGTACGGGCCGGCCTCATCATTTCCTCATGCTTCCGCTATCAAAATCTTGAAAATGTTCTTGGGCAGGGGTTGCAAGACAAGATTCAGCTGGTTGCCATTGATCTGCAGGACAAGCCTGCGTG GTTCCTTGAGAAAGTTTACCCGCCGGGCAAGGTCCCCGTGCTGGAGCACAATGGCAACGTCATAGCAGAGTCCTTGGATCTGCTCAGCTACCTGGACGCCAACTTTGAGGGCCCCAAGCTGCTTCCCCAGGACGACCCTGCAAAGCAAGCCTTTGCCGATGAGCTGATCGGCAGCAGCGACCCCGTCATCGTAGCCTTGTTCAGGGCAGGCCGTGCcgctgccggtgccggaggagaTGATATCGGTGAGCTAGTTGCGCCTGCTCTTGACAAGGTGGAGGAAGCCCTGGGGCGTTTCTCTGACGGGCCCTTCTTCCTGGGGCAGTCCATGAGCGCA GTCGACATGGTGTATGCGCCCTTCGTTGAACGCTTCAAGGATTTCTTCGCTGCTGCGAAGCAGTACGACATGACACAGGGAAGGCCCAAACTCAAGGAGTGGATAGAG GAGCTGAACAAGATAGACGCCTATGCAGCGACCTGGGGGGATCGCCGTCTGCAGATCGCCGCCATGATGAGCAAGTTCGGG CTAGAAATCCCGGTAGCCtga
- the LOC117845590 gene encoding protein NETWORKED 2A: protein MLQRAASNAYSWWWASHIRSTQSKWLDANLQDMENRVKIMLKLLGQEADSFGKRAEMYYRTRPEVISHVEQVYRAYRALVERYDHISKELHKANHTIATACPEEVQYAMLEDDEDGDLPRAITPINSHKIHKSTVEEILNRKRHGRPSGSNKPASAPRMTTEEAQDEISRLQKAILVLQTEKEYVKNSYESGIARYWEIEKQIADTQEEICLVQDKFDAHAAIHDDEARALMTIAALRSCQGTISRLVRHFEDLIRIADMESEKTKSLRSQLYAMNGNTDTSSRDASSTEMSVNRRAYPVTQRILELQPIYEKIDNFFANGSESSAEEIADNVDELVDKVVNLELKFPKQSAQINQLKQENENLKNKLDDLQDEMELRDDQSDLNAQLKLLEDEFNRVRILDKSIIEEEVSVNKGFSEVFSCIINISKALGSVDPEDLYNLSTDVGDGATVSTDMSLEYFTEESKGGEFRDTEALTLSDRLGQDREDVLEVVNDNGDDGIRGSKNGDEEKFSTENCILVRNKTSIHSDNHIDPFVRSENENGVDNSGEGNADSSSEEKCQRESGNFAQGKILKGEYPLGIISQTHLLHSGSIDTLDQKYDYNDQGSSTEASKLSVEVAEGNTGDGNAFTGSSVVQEERIGDSKLQNIYGQISPVASSDLNTLKEKDPLEESLLAEATRFSGPDKTLNSRHTNEAKSVEELPNQGGHLNGPQKFESLNKCSQVVAPKEDGCISLGHVDNIQDMKNRINADAYSSDVRDGTSLCVPAGDSEETEVLYCQVSKVLTDSENVVSDIRYSQLEKKSSNGEELASKTTTSNNHGGRSQDEKAAIMGEECVPSWQEFLLDGLEGREAILLADYTSVLRNYKETKRRLTELEKRNQEHLEETKAVIRELRNANSIKYVEIRSLRNLLDSSEMPPSKAGSNSTASSSMRSFREIDRPNCILDGEISTVEESSFSNIEAPENTSSFEARFRNDIDTLVEENLQFLVRYSMACHHMQEFDRRYQEVQEEMEDTEDKKTGGSDTAAEPEPAEKKLRELRTELDVWFEQNALLDQEVQLKSASLCRLQEEIAEALRGSSEMAGARFTPYEAAKFQGEVLNMQQSNSKIESELQVASEHMRGLQAKVNDALRELRDSFEVSSQRLLRPETESSYEKQFKHFPSRTRVPLRNFLFGTKRKKKSIFACINPTLQKQFSDL, encoded by the exons ATGCTGCAGCGGGCGGCGAGCAACGCCTACTCGTGGTGGTGGGCGAGCCACATCCGAAGCACCCAGTCCAAATGGCTCGACGCGAACCTCCAGG ATATGGAGAATCGAGTCAAGATCATGCTTAAACTCCTCGGCCAGGAGGCCGACTCCTTCGGCAAGAGGGCCGAGATGTACTACCGCACAAGACCGGAGGTGATAAGCCATGTGGAGCAAGTCTACAGAGCCTACAGAGCCCTCGTTGAACGCTATGACCACATATCCAAGGAGCTCCATAAGGCCAACCACACTATTGCTACTGCTTGTCCAGAGGAGGTGCAGTATGCAATGTTAGAAGATGACGAGGATGGTGATCTCCCCAGAGCAATCACACCAATCAACTCGCACAAGATACACAAGTCCACCGTTGAAGAAATTCTCAACAGAAAGAGACATGGTCGTCCATCAGGCTCCAACAAGCCAGCCTCTGCTCCGCGCATGACCACAGAGGAGGCACAAGACGAGATCAGCAGACTTCAGAAGGCTATACTTGTCCTCCAAACCGAGAAAGAGTATGTCAAGAATTCTTATGAGAGTGGTATTGCCAGGTATTGGGAGATCGAGAAGCAGATTGCAGATACGCAGGAGGAAATCTGTCTCGTTCAGGACAAATTCGACGCGCATGCAGCCATTCACGACGATGAGGCCCGTGCCTTGATGACAATAGCAGCTCTTAGATCTTGTCAGGGTACCATATCTCGGCTGGTACGCCATTTTGAGGACTTGATTAGGATTGCAGACATGGAGTCGGAAAAAACAAAGTCTCTCCGGTCACAATTGTATGCCATGAATGGCAACACTGACACATCTTCAAGAGACGCTAGCAGCACTGAAATGTCGGTGAACAGAAGAGCTTATCCAGTTACCCAGAGAATACTCGAGTTGCAGCCCATATATGAAAAAATTGACAACTTTTTTGCCAACGGATCTGAATCCTCTGCAGAGGAGATTGCAGACAATGTTGATGAACTTGTTGATAAAGTTGTCAACTTGGAGCTCAAGTTCCCAAAACAGTCAGCACAAATCAATCAACTGAAACAAGAGAATGAGAACCTCAAGAATAAATTGGATGACTTACAAGACGAGATGGAACTTCGTGATGACCAGAGCGACTTAAATGCACAGCTCAAGCTACTAGAGGATGAGTTCAATAGAGTCCGAATTCTTGATAAATCAATTATTGAGGAAGAAGTTTCCGTCAACAAAGGCTTTTCTGAAGTCTTTAGTTGCATAATTAACATCTCAAAGGCACTTGGATCTGTTGACCCTGAAGATCTGTATAATTTGTCGACTGATGTAGGAGATGGTGCAACGGTTTCAACAGATATGTCCCTGGAGTACTTTACGGAAGAGAGCAAAGGTGGGGAATTCAGAGACACAGAGGCACTAACTCTAAGTGATCGTTTGGGCCAAGATAGAGAAGATGTCTTGGAAGTTGTTAATGATAATGGTGATGATGGCATCCGTGGCTCTAAGAATGGCGATGAGGAAAAATTCTCGACAGAGAATTGCATTCTAGTCAGAAATAAAACGTCTATACATTCTGACAACCATATTGATCCATTTGTTAGGTCCGAAAATGAGAATGGTGTTGATAACTCTGGTGAGGGCAATGCAGATAGCTCATCAGAAGAAAAATGTCAGCGTGAAAGTGGAAACTTTGCTCAAGGGAAAATTTTGAAAGGTGAATATCCATTGGGAATAATCAGTCAGACTCATCTCCTTCACTCAGGTAGTATAGATACTTTAGACCAGAAGTATGACTATAATGATCAAGGTTCATCAACTGAAGCTTCCAAGTTGTCAGTGGAGGTTGCCGAGGGAAATACTGGTGACGGAAATGCTTTTACTGGGAGCAGTGTGGTACAGGAGGAAAGAATTGGAGACAGTAAATTACAAAATATCTATGGGCAGATTAGTCCAGTTGCTTCCTCTGACTTGAACACTTTAAAGGAAAAAGATCCCCTAGAAGAATCCTTACTGGCAGAAGCTACTCGTTTCAGTGGTCCTGATAAGACCTTGAACTCGCGGCATACAAATGAAGCAAAATCTGTTGAAGAATTGCCAAACCAAGGTGGTCATCTTAATGGTCCACAAAAATTTGAAAGTTTGAATAAATGCAGCCAAGTCGTAGCACCTAAAGAGGATGGCTGCATTTCGTTAGGTCATGTGGATAACATCCAGGATATGAAGAACAGGATTAATGCAGATGCATATTCCTCAGATGTGAGGGATGGAACTTCCCTCTGTGTGCCAGCTGGAGATTCTGAGGAAACTGAAGTATTGTATTGTCAAGTATCGAAAGTTCTGACAGATTCAGAAAATGTGGTCAGTGACATTCGCTATAGTCAGCTAGAGAAGAAGAGTTCAAATGGCGAAGAGCTTGCAAGCAAAACAACTACCTCGAACAACCATGGAGGAAGGAGTCAGGATGAAAAGGCTGCTATAATGGGAGAAGAATGTGTACCTAGCTGGCAAGAATTTCTTCTTGATGGGCTTGAAGGTAGAGAAGCAATACTACTAGCTGACTATACTTCAGTTCTGCGGAACTACAAAGAAACAAAGAGAAGGCTTACTGAACTGGAAAAGAGAAACCAGGAGCATCTTGAAGAGACAAAGGCAGTTATACGGGAGTTGAGGAATGCAAATTCCATAAAGTATGTTGAGATCCGGTCACTAAGAAATCTCTTGGACTCCTCAGAGATGCCACCCAGTAAAGCAGGTAGTAACTCAACCGCTTCCTCAAGTATGAGATCTTTCAGGGAAATTGACAGACCAAATTGCATTTTGGATGGAGAGATTTCAACTGTGGAGGAAAGCAGTTTTAGCAACATCGAGGCACCGGAGAACACATCATCTTTTGAAGCGAGGTTCAGAAATGACATTGACACTTTGGTGGAGGAAAATTTGCAGTTCCTGGTAAGGTATAGCATGGCCTGCCACCACATGCAGGAGTTTGACAGAAGATACCAGGAGGTACAAGAAGAAATGGAGGACACAGAAGATAAGAAGACAGGAGGATCTGATACTGCAGCAGAGCCTGAACCTGCTGAAAAGAAGTTGAGAGAGCTCCGAACTGAACTGGACGTATGGTTTGAGCAGAACGCGCTTCTTGATCAGGAAGTGCAGCTTAAGAGTGCGTCTCTTTGCAGACTGCAAGAGGAGATAGCCGAAGCCCTGCGTGGTAGCTCGGAGATGGCTGGAGCCAGGTTTACGCCATATGAAGCAGCCAAGTTTCAAGGGGAGGTCCTCAACATGCAGCAATCCAACAGCAAGATTGAGAGTGAGCTGCAGGTGGCATCAGAGCACATGAGGGGGCTTCAAGCAAAGGTCAACGATGCCCTGCGGGAGCTGCGTGATAGTTTTGAGGTTTCATCCCAGCGCTTGCTGCGGCCAGAGACTGAAAGTAGCTATGAGAAACAGTTCAAGCATTTTCCAAGTAGGACCAGAGTACCGTTGCGGAACTTCCTGTTTGGAACAAAGCGAAAGAAGAAATCGATATTTGCGTGCATCAATCCCACACTCCAGAAACAGTTCAGCGATTTGTGA
- the LOC117844997 gene encoding uncharacterized protein, whose translation MRGHTRRRGRSQGSDDHGPHPSVVADPHLANDIGSSRKQGTPRILSDSLFGGDRLCSSKGVGSTPMKMLIDDEVSGDVRHASPGIVGRLMGLDTMPSFGARSHSTHSGICPQFMSPGSSCDKNGFSGDVPHKSSTVEIPEFKDVFEVMEAARMKTQSLSSGCTNICSGLDKVNSADMNFVRQKFMDAKHLSTKESLQRSKEFDGALEALVSNKDLLLEFLQKSNHVPMKNCTDLSSPFSAVNHITVLKPSRRLKFVDADIINPQEDTKRCCRAPKGVKHPPRNPCADHSSQPPEEDASSFRQKFSRSSFKERIDTEGSPTCIVVLKPCLDKTENVEGAYPLTYEMFQSGCRKPRAPLNYGNAAPSRHTEEYMYQMSTGKCDVLGRGGKGSIEIAREVTKEMRRAVRGGIGGNRRFSPDIGPFNGDAQASLSLSMANLKSSEEYRRSNCCHDAWDGPNSGYSPTYSTKTSIRKEAKRHLSDRWKMAHQYQHPSQDANSFSTLGDMLALSDKEVSKFTSGSLTCCKCPKRELHRDGMPGSCSYPLGISSNDGWKDESVPNTTRLKSLSSSCISRKSLKMTSRKENSTLSEFSVLKDIVKVADELVHGRPMRSLVRSSTHHCDESDVPSLGEDESMVTECEIHANLEEPACSVAVPDSSEERLVQPANSKHILSAQCYLDSSCMVPEWQDEAQASVAGNLVMHQEPTWVLDDHIASSSPSNSANETEEHVLDHCRGNAFTSKPMEESASHEDDQPSPLSVCESSLGAEDGCSGGFEKISADLQELRMQLRLLKMEATGNADETELALSSDDGVSASCKPLDEACQTSDTFWDADERDFAYVLDMLTCLGIKSDEQDFQLNACYLWEYPAGSDVYDSLEKKYGKHMVWPQSERRFLFDLTFDALMDVVTSLTHSGMAKKWHSKKSDKEGFLDDVWGRVCRQRREAECFQEERLMGVGWLDCEDVTYEIAGELESMLGDDLLEEVTAELLL comes from the exons ATGCGGGGGCACACTCGCCGCCGCGGTAGATCGCAGGGGAGCGACGACCACGGGCCCCATCCCAGTGTTGTCGCCGATCCCCATCTCGCTAACG ATATTGGATCGTCTAGGAAACAAGGAACACCCAGAATACTTTCAGATTCATTG TTTGGTGGGGACAGGCTTTGTTCATCCAAAGGAGTGGGTAGCACCCCAATGAAAATGCTGATAGATGATGAAGTCTCAGGAGATGTCAGGCATGCATCTCCAGGTATAGTAGGAAGGCTTATGGGCCTTGATACAATGCCTTCATTTGGAGCCCGTAGCCACAGTACGCATAGTGGGATCTGTCCACAGTTCATGTCTCCTGGGAGTTCTTGTGACAAAAATGGTTTCTCTGGAGATGTTCCACATAAGAGTAGCACTGTTGAGATTCCGGAATTCAAAGATGTTTTCGAAGTTATGGAGGCTGCAAGGATGAAGACTCAGAGCCTAAGTTCTGGATGCACAAACATCTGTTCTGGACTAGACAAGGTTAACAGTGCTGACATGAATTTTGTGAGGCAGAAATTTATGGATGCAAAGCATCTCTCAACCAAGGAATCTCTCCAGAGATCAAAAGAGTTTGATGGTGCACTTGAGGCATTGGTATCAAATAAAGATCTTTTGTTGGAATTTCTTCAGAAATCCAACCATGTTCCCATGAAAAACTGTACTGATCTTAGTTCTCCATTCTCTGCTGTAAACCATATTACAGTGTTGAAACCATCAAGAAGACTTAAGTTTGTTGATGCAGATATTATCAATCCACAAGAAGATACTAAAAGGTGTTGCCGTGCACCAAAAGGAGTGAAGCATCCTCCAAGGAATCCTTGTGCTGACCATTCTAGTCAACCTCCTGAAGAGGACGCTAGTTCTTTCAGACAGAAATTTTCAAGGTCAAGCTTCAAGGAAAGGATTGACACAGAAGGTTCTCCCACCTGCATAGTTGTCTTGAAGCCATGCCTCGACAAAACTGAAAACGTGGAAGGAGCGTATCCACTAACATATGAAATGTTTCAGTCTGGTTGCAGAAAGCCCAGAGCACCCCTTAATTATGGCAATGCTGCTCCAAGTCGACATACAGAAGAATACATGTATCAGATGTCAACAGGAAAATGTGATGTGTTAGGCCGTGGTGGGAAAGGGTCAATAGAAATTGCCCGTGAGGTTACAAAAGAAATGAGGAGAGCTGTCAGGGGAGGCATAGGTGGAAACCGGAGATTCAGTCCAGATATTGGGCCATTTAACGGGGATGCACAGGCATCTTTATCATTGTCCATGGCAAACCTAAAGAGTTCAGAGGAATATCGAAGATCAAATTGTTGCCATGATGCTTGGGATGGTCCCAACTCTGGTTATTCCCCAACATATTCAACTAAAACATCGATTAGGAAGGAAGCAAAAAGACACCTATCTGATAGATGGAAGATGGCTCACCAATATCAGCACCCGTCACAAGATGCTAATTCATTCAGTACACTAGGGGACATGCTTGCCCTCTCTGACAAAGAGGTATCAAAATTTACTTCAGGGTCACTAACTTGCTGCAAATGCCCAAAGAGAGAGTTGCATAGGGATGGAATGCCGGGGTCATGCAGTTATCCTCTTGGTATCAGCAGCAATGATGGTTGGAAAGATGAGAGTGTGCCCAATACGACAAGGTTGAAGTCTCTTTCTTCTTCATGCATCAGCCGGAAGAGTCTGAAGATGACCAGCAGAAAAGAAAATTCTACGCTTAGTGAGTTCTCTGTACTCAAAGACATTGTCAAAGTGGCAGATGAGCTAGTTCATGGAAGACCAATGAGGTCACTGGTCAGATCATCAACGCATCACTGCGATGAAAGTGATGTGCCATCACTGGGTGAAGATGAAAGTATGGTAACTGAGTGTGAGATACATGCAAATTTAGAAGAACCAGCTTGCAGTGTTGCTGTGCCAGATTCATCTGAAGAGAGACTTGTACAGCCTGCAAATTCTAAACATATTTTAAGCGCACAATGCTATTTGGATAGCAGCTGCATGGTTCCAGAATGGCAAGATGAGGCCCAGGCTTCTGTTGCAGGGAACCTGGTGATGCATCAAGAGCCAACATGGGTGCTAGATGATCATATTGCTTCCTCTAGCCCCAGCAACTCTGCAAATGAG ACTGAGGAACATGTGCTTGATCACTGCAGAGGCAATGCATTCACATCCAAACCTATGGAAGAGTCAGCGTCTCACGAAGATGATCAGCCAAGTCCATTGTCAGTTTGTGAATCTTCCTTGGGCGCAGAAGATGGCTGTTCAGGAGGCTTTGAGAAAATAAGCGCAGACCTGCAAG AGCTGAGGATGCAACTCCGGCTTCTCAAGATGGAAGCCACAGGCAATGCTGATGAAACCGAGCTGGCTCTATCGAGTGATGATGGAGTTTCTGCCAGCTGCAAACCACTTGACGAGGCATGTCAGACATCCGACACCTTTTGGGATGCGGATGAAAGGGATTTTGCCTATGTCCTTGACATGCTCACTTGTCTGGGTATTAAGAGCGACGAGCAGGATTTTCAACTGAATGCATGCTATTTGTGGGAGTATCCTGCGGGCAGTGACGTTTATGACAGCCTTGAAAAGAAGTACGGGAAGCACATGGTGTGGCCGCAATCTGAGAGGAGGTTCCTCTTCGATCTGACGTTTGATGCCCTTATGGATGTGGTTACTTCTCTGACACATAGTGGGATGGCGAAGAAGTGGCACTCCAAGAAAAGTGATAAAGAGGGGTTTTTGGACGATGTGTGGGGAAGGGTGTGCCGACAACGGCGGGAAGCAGAATGCTTCCAGGAAGAAAGGTTGATGGGCGTAGGGTGGTTGGATTGTGAAGATGTCACGTATGAAATTGCGGGAGAGCTCGAGAGCATGCTGGGCGACGATCTCCTGGAAGAAGTAACAGCCGAGCTGCTGCTGTGA